The following coding sequences are from one Manis pentadactyla isolate mManPen7 chromosome 13, mManPen7.hap1, whole genome shotgun sequence window:
- the HBEGF gene encoding proheparin-binding EGF-like growth factor — protein sequence MKLLPSVVLKLFLAAVVSALVTGESLERLRRGLAAETSNLDSPTESPDQLLPPGGGGGREVLGLQEADLDLFRAAFSSKPQSLATPSKEDRGKRKKKGKGLGKKRDPCLRKYKDFCIHGECKYVKDLRAPSCVCHPGYHGERCHGLSLPVENRLYTYDHTTILAVVAVVLSSVCLLVIVGLLMFRYHRRGGYDVENEEKVKLGMTTSH from the exons ATGAAGCTGCTGCCGTCAGTGGTGCTGAAGCTCTTTTTAGCTGCAG TGGTCTCGGCATTGGTGACTGGCGAAAGCCTGGAGCGGCTTCGGAGAGGGCTGGCGGCCGAAACCAGCAACCTGGACTCTCCCACCGAATCTCCGGACCAGCTGCTGCCCCCAGGAGGCGGCGGGGGCCGGGAAGTCCTGGGCTTGCAAGAGGCAGACCTGGACCTTTTCAGAG CTGCTTTCTCCTCTAAGCCACAATCTCTGGCCACACCGAGCAAGGAGGATcgtgggaaaagaaagaagaaaggcaagGGGCTAGGGAAGAAGAGAGACCCATGTCTTCGGAAATACAAAGACTTCTGTATCCATGGAGAATGCAAATACGTAAAGGACCTCCGTGCTCCCTCCTGTGT CTGCCACCCGGGTTACCACGGAGAGAGATGCCATGGGCTGAGCCTCCCGGTGGAAAATCGCTTATATACTTACGACCACACAACCATCCTGGCTGTGGTGGCGGTGGTGCTGTCGTCTGTCTGTCTGCTTGTCATCGTGGGACTTCTCATGTTTAG GTACCACAGGAGAGGAGGTTATGATGTGGAAAATGAGGAGAAAGTGAAGTTGGGCATGACCACTTCCCACTGA